In Gimesia panareensis, the genomic window TCTGGATCGCGTTCCTGTAGCAAGGGAACCGTCATCTGTTCGACCGCACTGGTGTTAAGCCAGTGCTTGGTCCGATTCCTGAGCTTGACCTGTGGTCGACGATCGAGCAGTTCCCAGCAATAGTCCTCATGACGGCTGTTGAATACCCGCTGTGCCACTTCCGACGCCACGCAATCTTGGTCTCCGAATTCGGGAGTAATGTTGGCCACAGTCTCTATGGCACGGGGATGCAGGTAGTTCTCCAGGCTCCGTTTCTGAGTCAGCACAGCACGGCAGTGGGGTCGGCGGTTGATCTGAGCAACCAGCGTTTCCCGTTGCTCCGTCTCAGGAGGGCTTTCCCGATCAAAGAGATAAAACTCAGGGAGCTGAAGTGGGGCCAGTCGCCTGATCCAGGCGCGGGGATGGCCGCCGATGGGCAGAAAGATGGTAACCGGCCCACAAAATACACCTTGACGGCTGTTGTATTCTGCATGTGTTTCAACCACCAGCATATTCAGGAGCAAAAGCGATGTCCGCATCCCAGTCAACCCCGCGTGCCGACCAGCGACGGAACCCGAACCGTGAAGCGTTCTGGCGACAAACCCTTTCAGACCGACTGCAGTCCGGACTCTCGATCCGTGCCTTCTGTCAGCGTGAAGGACTGAGCGAACCAGCTTACCACTACTGGCGGCGGGAACTGAAAAAGCGGGATGCCGAGACAACCGCTGCAGCTTCCTTTCTGCCCGTTGAAGTCCAACTCCCTGCCACGCCGATTGAAATCGTGTTCTCACAGGGCACCTCGGTTCGCGTCGGAAACGGCTGTGATCAAACCACGCTCGAAACCGTGCTCGCCGCGCTGGAGCAGCGCGCATGCTGAATCTGCCCACCCGCATTTATTTCTGCACGGTCCCCACCGATATGCGAAAAAGTTTTGACGGCCTCCTGCGAATGACCGAAGTCTACCTGCAGCAAAACGTACTCGACGGGGGACTGTTTGTGTTTCTCAACAAAAAACAGGATCGGATCAAGCTGCTGTACTGGGACCACGATGGTCTGGCCATCTGGTATAAACGGCTGGAAGCGGGCACATATCAGCGTCTCTCCAGCCCGGAGGGCACACATGGCCTACAACTGTCCTCCACCGACCTGGGGCTCCTGCTGCAGGGCATCGACCTGACCAGCGTGCAGCGCAGAAAACGCTATCAGATTTCAGAAAAAGTATCGACTTCATAAAAAAACAGTTCCCGCCTGACAACGATTATGTTAAGACGTGGAACATGAACCAGAAACGATCCTCATTGCCGAACGACGTCCAATCCTGCCATGATATGATTCACCAGTTGGGTGAGACCGTGGGAGAGCAACAGCGGGAAGTCGAGCAACTCAAACATTTCATTGAGCGGCTGCTGCGACAACGGTTTGGCGCCCGTTCTGAAAAGATCGCCCCCAATCAAATGAGCCTGTTTGATGAACCCGAGGCTGCAGAGGAAGTTGCTGAACCCGAGGACGATGAACCGCCTCCTACTGCGGTTTCCGCACATCGTCGTCGTGGCGGCGGCCGCAACAAGCTGCCCGACCATTTACCTCGGGAACGGGTAGAACATGACCTGACCGAATCGGAAAAACGCTGTCCCTGCTGCGACCAGACACGGCAGCGGATCGGAGAAATCAGCCACGAACAGTTAGAATTCATTCCTGCCAGCCTGAAAGTGATCGAGCACGTACGTTTCAAATACGCGTGCCGGGAGTGTGAAGAGCATGTGGTGCTGGCGGCTGCTCCTGCCCGGCCGATTGCCAAAGGCTTCGCCGGCCCCGGCTTGCTCTCGACGATCCTGGTGGGGAAATACTCAGATCATCTCCCCCTGTATCGTCATGAATCCATTCTCAGCCGGAATGGCGTACAGCTTTCGCGGAGCACGATGAGCCGCTGGGTACTGGAAACTGCGGAATTACTGCAACCGCTGACTGATCTGATGAAAAGTCGCGTTCTGCAGTCGCATGTCATGCATACGGACGATACAACGATTCCCGTCCAGGACCAACGGCTTTCCCGCACGCGGACCGGCCGGTTCTGGGTTTACTGCGGCGATGCCGGGCATCCGTATTCGGTCTATGATTTCACCCCGAACCGGGAACGCGCCGGTCCCCAGGCGTTTTTAAAACACTTTCGCGGTTATCTGCAGGCAGACGCGTATGCCGGTTACGAAGAACTGTACCGGTCAGGCAGGATTCAGCAGGTCTTGTGCTGGGCGCATGCGCGACGCAAGTTTTACGATGCGCGGACCGTGCAGCCGGAAGCCGCACACCGGGCATTATTGTTTATCCAGCAGTTATACGCGATTGAACGGGAAGCCAGCGATCTGCAACAGCCGGCGGACTGTGAACGCTGGTGGCAACACCGCCGACAGTTGCGACAGGACAAGGCGTTACCGGTTCTGGAACAGTTCCGCGACTGGTTAACAGAGACATCGCGTGTGCTATTACCGAAAAGTCCGGTGGCAGTCGCGATGCAATATCTGTTAAGCCGCTGGTCCGGTTTTACGCGGTATTGTACCGAGGGCATTCTGTCGATTGACAACAATCTGGCCGAACGCACCTTGCGTCCCTGTGCTATCGGCCGGAAGAATTATCTATTCGTCGGCAGTGATCGGGGCGGCGAGGCCGCCGCCGTGCACTACAGTCTGATGGCCAGTTGCAAAGCAAACGAAGTAGAACCGTTTGCTTATCTGAGAGATGTGCTGAGTCGGATAACCGATCACGCCGCCGATCGTCTGGAAGAACTGCTGCCGGACCAATGGCTGAAGCAACACCCCGAATCCCACCGCCCCCGCCGACGATGAACCGGCAGTGATTCAGTTACTCATGACTCTCAAAGGCATATCTTTCGATGCCCGTTGATAGACCGTGTATTTCCTGAAACGGTTACCTATTAGTGGGGGGATAAGTGGGGGGAATGCAAAAGGCCTTCGTCGGGGGACGAAGGCCTTTTGGTTGTAAGTAGTTTTCTCAGCGTGAGATAAGGAGTACACCCCGCAGGGTTCGAACCTGCAACCTTCGGTTTCGTAATGCTAAGTCGTGCTTCAGACAGCCTTCCAATAGCAGAAAAACCGCATAAAACCCTGAGTTCAGAGGGCAGCCAACAATCACCAAAACCCGGAATGGTCCAAATCTGGGTACAGTTTTCAAAAGTGTACCCACTCGATGTACCCACTTTTCGGTGCTGCTCAGAATGACGCTATCAGTGACGTTGAAATGACACTGAAGTGGTAATCTAGCGTCATGCCTCAAGCCTCTTAATACCAAAAGGTTATAGCGTCATGACGCTGGTGACACTATTTAGCGTCTCAATATCTTACTTCAAGCGTGATCTGACGATGCGTTGATATCATTCCTCTAGATACATTTTCTCCTACTCGGCCCCTTCAGCTGTGCCTCCGGTGTTGGCTATTCACAGAATTAGCCAGGAATGAATAACCCCCGAAAATTTTCAGGATCTTAGAACCTTCATACAAAGGTCTTTCTGAGTATTCCTTGAGATGCATGATCTTTGAATGAATATCTCGGCCTAAGGGTTAGAGGACCAGGCGTTTTGGAAATCAATTCATCGTTCCGGCAAGTGTTCGGAACCCAGACGCTGGCCTCCATACGGAGAGATATATCATGAATTTACACACAACCGAGTCTAACAGCAACGGAGCAGGTACTGCTCTGGCCTCCAACGTAAGTGACCGAGCAGGGGCAAAAAATGAACTGTCAACAAGAGAGAAAAAAAACCGGTCTTTGCCGGGCCACGAAACTAAACCGTCCACAAAAGCTGTCACAGCAGAGGATGCTTCTGTAGAAACCAAAATTGATGAGACTGTCGTATCAGATCTGGAATCGAAACT contains:
- a CDS encoding ATP-dependent endonuclease; its protein translation is MRTSLLLLNMLVVETHAEYNSRQGVFCGPVTIFLPIGGHPRAWIRRLAPLQLPEFYLFDRESPPETEQRETLVAQINRRPHCRAVLTQKRSLENYLHPRAIETVANITPEFGDQDCVASEVAQRVFNSRHEDYCWELLDRRPQVKLRNRTKHWLNTSAVEQMTVPLLQERDPDGEIISWLETIAQLAETA
- the tnpA gene encoding IS66 family insertion sequence element accessory protein TnpA translates to MSASQSTPRADQRRNPNREAFWRQTLSDRLQSGLSIRAFCQREGLSEPAYHYWRRELKKRDAETTAAASFLPVEVQLPATPIEIVFSQGTSVRVGNGCDQTTLETVLAALEQRAC
- the tnpB gene encoding IS66 family insertion sequence element accessory protein TnpB (TnpB, as the term is used for proteins encoded by IS66 family insertion elements, is considered an accessory protein, since TnpC, encoded by a neighboring gene, is a DDE family transposase.), whose amino-acid sequence is MLNLPTRIYFCTVPTDMRKSFDGLLRMTEVYLQQNVLDGGLFVFLNKKQDRIKLLYWDHDGLAIWYKRLEAGTYQRLSSPEGTHGLQLSSTDLGLLLQGIDLTSVQRRKRYQISEKVSTS
- the tnpC gene encoding IS66 family transposase, whose amino-acid sequence is MNQKRSSLPNDVQSCHDMIHQLGETVGEQQREVEQLKHFIERLLRQRFGARSEKIAPNQMSLFDEPEAAEEVAEPEDDEPPPTAVSAHRRRGGGRNKLPDHLPRERVEHDLTESEKRCPCCDQTRQRIGEISHEQLEFIPASLKVIEHVRFKYACRECEEHVVLAAAPARPIAKGFAGPGLLSTILVGKYSDHLPLYRHESILSRNGVQLSRSTMSRWVLETAELLQPLTDLMKSRVLQSHVMHTDDTTIPVQDQRLSRTRTGRFWVYCGDAGHPYSVYDFTPNRERAGPQAFLKHFRGYLQADAYAGYEELYRSGRIQQVLCWAHARRKFYDARTVQPEAAHRALLFIQQLYAIEREASDLQQPADCERWWQHRRQLRQDKALPVLEQFRDWLTETSRVLLPKSPVAVAMQYLLSRWSGFTRYCTEGILSIDNNLAERTLRPCAIGRKNYLFVGSDRGGEAAAVHYSLMASCKANEVEPFAYLRDVLSRITDHAADRLEELLPDQWLKQHPESHRPRRR